The following nucleotide sequence is from Desulfurobacterium indicum.
CGGTCTTGCAATTGGTGTTTTTCAGCACCATATGAGCTTAGCAGATGCGGCAAAGACATTTACGATACTTACTGTTGGTGACGGTCTTGTCAGTCAAATTCCTTCACTTATTACATCAACGGCAGCCGGTCTTATGGTTACAAGAGCTGCAGCAGAAACCGATCTTGGAACTGAAATTTTCAAACAGTTGACCAGCTATCACAAAGCTCTTTTCATGGCGGCAGGAACGCTGGCTGTTATTGGTATTGTTCCTGGAATGCCGACAATTCCTTTTTTGCTTGTAGCTTCTCTCATTGCAATAGTAGCCTATATGGTCTATGAGGCGGGAAAAGAGAGAGAGCTGAAAGAAGCTGAGGAAAGAGCCAAGGAGCTTATAAAAGAGGCAAAGGCTAAAGAAGAAGACGAGGACATTATTTCTCCTCCTGAAACGCTTGCTATGGAAATAGGTTATGCTTTAATTCCCTATGTCGAGGATAAGAAGACAGGGGAAATCGTTAAGAGAATAAAATCTTTGAGAAAACAGCTTGCGAGGGAGCTCGGGATTATTATTCCTCTTGTTCATATAAAAGATAACCTTGAGCTGAAACCGGGTGAGTATAGAATTTTAATAAGAGATGTAGAGGTTGCAAGGGGAGAAGTCGAACCGAATAAACTTCTTGCTATTGATACGGGAACGACAAAAGAAAAGATTTCAGGAAAAGAGACGAAAGAACCGGCTTTTGGCCTTACAGCTTACTGGATTACTCCTGACTTGAAAGACAGAGCGAAACTTCTTGGATATACGGTTGTTGATATTCCTACCGTTATAATTACTCATCTTTCAGAAGTTATCAAGAAACATGCATATGAGATTCTGGGAAGAGTTGAAACAAAAGAACTTGTTGATAATCTTGCGAAAAAATATCCTCTTGTTAAAGACATTGTTCCAGAGCAGGTGCCTTTAGGTGTTGTTCACAGAGTTCTTCAAAATTTGCTTAAAGAGGGTATTCCTGTTAAAGATCTGATGACTATTTTAGAAGCGCTTTCTGATAATATTTCGAGAACGCAGGATCCGGACATACTTACCGAATTTGTGAGACAGGCACTTGCCCGTTTGATAACAAATCTTTACTCTGTGAACGGTGAGATTACCGTTCTGACGTTGACTCCAAAAGCGGAAAATTACATTTTGGAAAAGGTGAAACAGAAC
It contains:
- the flhA gene encoding flagellar biosynthesis protein FlhA, with the translated sequence MKETLLLYVNKLYKYSDILFVLLLLAILASMVLPIPPIVLDILLTFSITLSLLILMTTVYINHPLELSSFPSLLLIATLFRLSLNIATTRRILLHGNEGPAAAGKVIEAFGQFVVGGNYIVGIIVFLILVVINFIVITKGTERISEVAARFTLDAMPGKQMAIDADLNAGLIDEKEAQRRRQEIAREADFYGAMDGASKFIRGDAIAGIIITLINILGGLAIGVFQHHMSLADAAKTFTILTVGDGLVSQIPSLITSTAAGLMVTRAAAETDLGTEIFKQLTSYHKALFMAAGTLAVIGIVPGMPTIPFLLVASLIAIVAYMVYEAGKERELKEAEERAKELIKEAKAKEEDEDIISPPETLAMEIGYALIPYVEDKKTGEIVKRIKSLRKQLARELGIIIPLVHIKDNLELKPGEYRILIRDVEVARGEVEPNKLLAIDTGTTKEKISGKETKEPAFGLTAYWITPDLKDRAKLLGYTVVDIPTVIITHLSEVIKKHAYEILGRVETKELVDNLAKKYPLVKDIVPEQVPLGVVHRVLQNLLKEGIPVKDLMTILEALSDNISRTQDPDILTEFVRQALARLITNLYSVNGEITVLTLTPKAENYILEKVKQNDGYLPPLEPAFVQKIMGDIMKYRDIFTRKQAVPVILTSPAVRRFLKKIIEPYAPNIVVLSYSEIEPGAKVSVVGTVGE